The window tttgacatggtatatacaaactgtgcagcagtaatgcggttgttgataaaatttattatcaataaaatctactatataatctacatatatggcctctcgccttttcaacgtaaggcgttacatctggagcatttttggacattcgtcccataaaaaaaattcaaccctatactgtgttgcatgactgtagtcaagcgcgaagttttctgtccatacacggcgcctggtagcagctgctgtagttagtacatctcgctgttgtcgccgtttcatctgctcagaaaattcagttcaccgagcagctgttgtagctagtgcatcatgttcttgtcgccgctgcatccgctcggaggtttctgcacgtctggccgatgtagcggctgctctgagccgtttgagttactgctggggtcggtctagtagtctctgcacttctagcggctgcagcatctattctggcctgctctcgatgtacccgtgtttgttcggcggtttctgctcttctagcagctgcagcagcagttccgtttcgttgtgggcgtagctgcgtttgttctgcagtttctgctcgtcttgctgctgcttcgcaaattcgatctctctctacgggaatcaatctgtttttgcgtttgggcaataggctttttggaaggcatcgtactgcttcaagcatttctaacattgaatgagatggtgtgctttttgtaatatacgctgctcgctttcttctcaccgctgcctatcgccaagctcggagtgcccgtgcgagttctgtagtttctgtagttctcgtagctgaaaaaaaaagtaaaagtaactcagctgcgaaaggaaatgaacatgtttattatcacaaacagtggcaaatccaacgttttcaaccctttcactgaagtagactccctcatgcgttttctatggtcgactgccatagacacatttttgcgactttcccagcaattgctagtaactgaattttattattcgttaataacataaccaacgatttttaaaacttgtatgaagtgacagtgttgttcaaagatttctctataaaattagcctaaaatttaattttaaatctttgtttgagaatttccaacttgaccacttcgggtgcatgcaccgctatagcggcttcgagtatattcttctcaagttcattagccagtttttaggctttgcgtagttgcattactcatccatctatatttagagcctgcttacagttacactctatctacaaagctaagcatgaccttcagacatgtttgcagacatcgaactggtcaaacagctatggtcaaatgaaagaatttcgagtaatttgggttcaaagttcaacatctcgATCAGTTAGTAGCAACgcgtagtagttagtagttgatgcgtataggcttcaattcagcgatagaaatggcagacttccagtaAAGTGGTGGCGAAAATAAGTTAACAcctatggaagagactgtagattgcattgtatacacagtatgttttaatcgtttgttattatatatagttttatacattttcatgctacccttattagtcaaaaatgttcgtagaacacgaattttaataaaaccgctatttcatgctactttcaatatttattatttttaatttttgaaataaagataatacgatcagatacagaattttctttgctttccaaaagtataggtgttctatgtaaaaatgtgagtgcttctacggttaaaatgacttttgttgacccatgtcataatctgtagagcatcatgatttaattgtacctgaacgcgaaattggattatgcaattgtacccgaagtggttaaaacaaccatttttgtgtaagttttgaaaatgccatcgagttagaaaacaattacttatgttgatgacatagctgattcagatttttgtgattacacataattaaaatagcaatagcagtaatagcaataacatagtaaatagcaataacatacaacaatactaacctcttcgatgtagaaatttagtaggtaaaacgcagtagcagcactcgtgcaagttctgtagtagctgtagtactcgtagctggaaaagaataaaagtaactcagaacaaagtgaacatgtttactatcacaaacagtggcaaatccaacgtttccaaccctttcactgaagtagactcatttatgcgttttctatggtcgaccgccgtaaacACAGTTTGCaactttaccagcaattgctagtaactgaattttattattcgttgataacataaccaacggtctttaagacttttatagtagtgacagtgttgtccaaagatttctctataaaattagcctaaaatttaattttaaatcttcgttcgagaatttctaacttaaaaacgaagattttttgtgcgagttcattaaatgcgtccgagttaaaaaacaaataattacttatgttgatgacacatgacagataattaaaatgcacaaaatatagatacaacgattttttgtatagcagtgcttatATATATTCGAATCTGTCCAATACGCCCGAGGGCattatatgaacataaaatttgagataaaatgatTGATAAGAACGCTAAAACCTAATTTGTTGCAACACTAAGATCGTATTAAAAACTGAGGGAGTCATCAACGCCCTGACCCACAACATTCGGTGCCattctattataaaaagagtGCCTATATTGGTCTATCCTAAAATGTGGGTGGACTACTCCATGACGGGTTTGGTGGGATGGGTTAAaagagatatagttattgaggtCTAGTTCATATAGACCAAactcaattctttttaaaaatttcaaatccaaATCTTCTCTTCTATCTTTTAGTTCTTGGATGTTATTTACACGCATGCACTCTGTGACACTATCCATAGGCCCGAGTCTGAAAATCCATCGAACCCCCCGTCTTTGAATTGTTTCTAATTTGTCAGTTAAGCCTtttgcttgttaacatgttggcaaaataaaatatataaccaaaacaaacagtatagatggagtttgaaattgaaaaaaatatcgtatacatattaagcaatatcggcaaaatggctggcagtagaccgatagctaaatttgtacacggacgcaagtgaaaggtttatgtagtggaagtgtggcaattcatagacaatacaacattgattaagaaatgcctacctttttttatgtagaaatgtagtaggtgagaactgcgttttcccaTGACCGCAAGAAATCAACATTTGTGTGACCTTCTCattacacgttggcagtaaatattaatcgcatgtaaattactattcattaatctattttatttaatgattagtacatttgtatagctgtataggctgccgaactcagaacggtgctttCTCAAACGGCCGCGATTTTGCTGTTCCGAACGCGccaatgtcgttgggcgccgtaaagaggcgcgctaaccagatatgacgtgctctgtgtaaaactatgaataccgtaggttatgtatagtaggggcgtgtactaaccggagaatcccgttaacgcgccctagatatctagtagcggctaatagtcggaaaagtacggtactctataaggcggactcacaatcaatcaatcacacacacagacaacgattgccgtttatatagtagataattgCCATACTTGATGTACTGAGCATTAAAAATACATAACACGTATTGAGTtatgaaaaatttgaaatgtAAAGACTTGGTAAGAGAAGTTTATTGCTACTTTACCTTGGGAGAATGTGAATAAAAGTGTGGAACAAGTGAATAAAAGTGTGGAACATGTGAATAAAAGTGTGGAACAAGTGAATAAAGGTGTGGGAGCATGTGAATAAAAGTGTGGAGCAAGTGAATAAAAGTATGGAACAAGTGAATAAAAGTGTGGAACAAGTGAATAAAAGTGTGGAACAAATGAATAAAAGTGTGGAGCATGTGAATAAAAGTGTGGAGCATGTGAATACAAGTGTGGGAACAAGTGAATAAAAGTGTGGGAACAAGTGAATAAAAGTGTGGAACAAGTGAATAAAAGTGTTAAACAAGTGAATAAAAGTGTTAAACAAGTGAATAAAAGTGTTAAACAAGTGAATAAAAGTGTTAAACAAGTGAATAAAAGTGTGGAACAAGTGAATAAAAGTGTGGAACAAGTGAATAAAAGTGTGGAACAAGTGAATAAAGGTAGAAGAACATTTGAATAAAGGTAGAAGAACATTTGAATAAAGGTGTGAAAACATTTGAACAAAGGTGTGAAAACATTTGAATAAAGGTGTGAAAACATTTGAATAAAGGTGTGAGAACATTTGAATAAAGGTGTGAGAACATTTGAATAAAGGTGTGAGAACATTTGAATAAAGGTGTGAGAACATTTTAATAAAGGTGTGAGAACATTTGAATAAAGGTGTGAGAACATTTGAAAAAAGGTGTAAGAACATGTGAATAAAGGTGTGAGAACATGTGAATAAAAGTGTGAGAGCATGTGAATAAAGGTGTGAGaacatgtgaataataaaggTGTGCGAacatgtaaataataaagatgTGAGAACATGTAAATAATAAAGGTGTGGGAACACGTGAATAATAAAAGGGTGGGAACGCGTGGGAACCCGTAGGAACGCGTGGGAACGCGTGAGAATGCGTGGATggtatttgctcaaatttatgaaagttaatagtttataataatttataataatttgcaTAGCTGTTTATCAACATGTTTGTTGAGCTTTGGATATTGTAAGGGGTATATTACTTTGTATGTCGAGacaatatttgctcaaatttataATACTTGTCAGCAAATTCAAATGAAGTTTGACTCGAAGCTGCAGCGGTGTAATTAAAGTCGCCAATGCACTTCAAGTTGTCAGCTCAGAAGATAATTTCTCACCTGCACATCAATGGGATCACATTTTGTGACTTTTTGCATTAGTTCCAGTTCCTTTTTGGCAGCGTCCAGCTCATCATTCGTATGCTCAAGCTTTATCTGAAATGGCAAACAAGCACAGTGGATTGACTCAATCACCACACCTGCAATATCTAGATTATTTCTGCAAGCATCTCCAGATACCTGTATTGGTTTCAAATCTCCTTCAGTTTTTGAGTTGTCTGGAGCTGATTTCTCGATAGCTGAATTGATGATATGAACCCTCGGTTTCATCGCATCTTTCATTCTCTGACGGGTGGCAACAAGCTGCTCTCTGTATAACAGAGTACATGACCTAGTGCTAGAGTCGCCAACTTACTTTCAATGTCAAACACAAGGCTTGCAGAAACAGTTGGCAAGTGGCACATGACACTACTACATACACGTATTCTCATGACATATCTACATTAAAAGATCGATCAATGTTTTCTGGCCATCAAGCAGGCtacatgccatctcataccgaTCAATTCAAGAGCAACTTACTGGTCACTGCACTCCACCTCTGTAAAATGCTGCATCATTTCTTGCGCAATCTCAGTTCTTAATCGTGATTCTAGTAGCGTACTTGCCCTCCTCTCTTCCTTAAGGAGCTCATTTGTGTCGATAAGTGCCTGTTTTAGAGTTGCCAGCCACTCTTTGTACTGCTCAACCGATGCTTCTGCAGTAGCAATGCAATCAAGCATTAATTGCCTCCAGACTTCTGGCTGGACCACAACGACCTGATGAAGGTGGTCCATCCCGAAGAATAGTGCTAACATGATGGATATAGCCATCATTTTACGTCCATAAGCAACTCCTTATCTACTACAGCAGGAATGATAGAAGGGTATAACAACTCCCAACCGACAATAAATAACTATATTAGGCTTGTCTGCTACTCTTTGGTAAGCGTTAAGTTTCGTAGTACAAGAGACAGCAGATTCCAAACAGTAAAGAAAATCGATAAAAAATATCGAACCTTCTTGTTCTTCTGTGACTTCCAGCTCCTCTGCAACATAAATGCCAAGCATGAAACCATTGCTGTAAATAACCAAACATTATGAGAACCCAAAGGAAGCATGTAGTGTACATGGACCTTCTACTCACCTGTTTCTTTCCACCGTATCGCCTCTCTACAGTCATTGGTGGACTGCTCAAGGACGAGCAATACATCAGTCTTGGCCTTGCTCAGTACCAGAGAAGCAGCCTTATCTGCTACGACCTTGAGTCGCCGAGCTGTATCAAGGCAATGGCAAAGATAAAGTGGTGAGTGAATGAAGCTCTAGCATTTAGCACTAGCGAACAGTACCCCTAAGAACTGTTAGCTATGTTGTGAATGAAGCGGCacacaaaataaattaatcTAGCCAACATTCCTCGATTAACTAAAACTATTGATAATACTCCAAAAACGACGGGAAAGAAACATCTGATACCCCTGAAGAGTATTTCAAATGAGTTCGAGGGCTTCTATAACACCTGCTAAGTTCTGGTCAGCAAAACTATCAATTTGCAGAGCTAGTGTTCTTAGTTGTGGCAGCTCCATATTGTGCAGCGGATGCACAACTGAGTTGACAACCTCGGGTTATAAAAGCATTTCACCTGATGCTCTACATTCGCGACGAAGATAAAAAACGGACACAGATCTACTAATTCTAAATAAAAGCTAACttaatttattattgttgtcGTGCAAGGTTGGGTGTTTCTCTGATTACAAAAACATGTCTACTGTAAATCCATATCAATGTCATTACCTATATctatagcctgtcttgacaagctgttgtttttgcgtagttgtccccccgtcgagcggcgagcaacaacactcgccgctcgacggggggacaactacgcaaaaacaacagcttgtcaagacaggctactatATCTATAACGGAATCGGCGCATCTCTATATTTATATCAGAATTGACAGAATAAAAAATGAGAATAGTTTGAATGAGCAACTTGTGACAATGATGTCAACAATTCAACAGCCAAAGATATTATTTTTGCTCACACTAACAAAAATCAGGAATGATTAGAAACACATACCGATGGCGGAGAACTTGAGCACCTGAAGGTTTTCATCAAAGCAGCTTGCCGCTGGACAGATATTGACAAACATACAAGCGCGTCCTTTACCAGAGAAGAATGTCTGAAAGAGTCGAGTGAGTTTGCTCTCCCTGAAAGGCACGACTTTCGCTGTCCTACAATACACCTCTGTTGTATACTACGATACACCTCTGTTGTATACTACAATACACTTCTGTTATATACTGCAATACACCTCTGTTATATACTACAATACACCTCTGTTATAGACTACAATAAACCTCTGTTATAGACTACAATACACCTCTGCTATATACTACAATACACCTctgttatataatacaatacaccTCTGTTATATACTACAATACACCTCTGTTATATACTACAATACATATGAAAAACACCATATAGACTTTCGAAACACATCTATGACTTTTGCAAAACatctattatatgtatataaagaaTCGGCTGGCAATGAGAGAAAACTAACAATAAATCAATAACAGTGACCTTATAGAATAAACGCTAAAATATTAGAACacatttgcaaattttttaccaaaaaagtaaaacaaagcACAAAATGCAAATTAATTTTGGCATGTGAGGAAAATCATGGGCTACCCAACCTAAAAGTAATTTGACcagctatttttaaaatagcaaATAAGGCGCGGTCATCAAAATTACAAAAGCTTGTTTTGTCACAAATGAGCAAGTTGCGTTGAAGGGTAGGCAAACATAAAAAGGCTTTCAGCCATATCCCCAAACAATCTGCAAGGAATGAGCCGCTAGCCAGCCATAATCTTCCAGCCGCTGGAGAAAAAGTAAAGGTAGTGACTTACTTGCCAAGTTGATTCTCTCTAAGTAACTGAATGCAGCGCCCAAGAGTCAGAAGAGATGTGTTAATGTTTCCTGCCTCCTTCAGACGTTTTCCTTCACTTCTCATTTGAGTATAGCGCTCTGATCCAGCTAAGTCACAGAAACTCAACCTGTGTGCATGACATGAGCCGCGTAACAAAAACACTGCAACTgctattaaaagtaaaaaataatggATAGAATAATGAAAATCAAATTTAGACAAATGAAAGCATCAGCCTTGAATCGATCATCATACATtccctatatatataaataactaagAAACAAAACACCTGTTAATAATTTAACTGTGTAGCTAGGACAGCGCAAGTGTAACCATGGTACAGCATCCTgctaaagaaatatatatagcacAACTAATAAAAGTAATCATACATTCAACGTTCAACGCTCATACGTTCATACGTTGACTATTAAACATGGTCCAGTCTGATGCACATGTTCAACATGGTCCAGTCTGATGCACATGTTCATCATGGTCCAGTATGATGTACATGTTCAACATGGTCCAGTCTGATGCACATGTTCAACATGGTCAAGTCTTATGCACATGTTCAACATGGTCAAGTCTGATGCACATGTTCAACATGGTCAAGTCTGATGCACATGTTCAACATGGTCCAGTATGATGCACATATTCAACATGGTCAAGTTTGATGTACATGTTCAACATAGTCCAGTCTGATGCACATGTTCAACATGGTCGAGTCTGATGCACATGTTCAACATGGTCCAGTCTAATGCACATGTTCAACATAGTCCAGTCTGATGTACATGTTCAACATGGTCCAGTCTGATGCACATGATCAACATGGTCCAGTCTGATGCACATGTTCAACATGTTAAAGTCTGATGCACATGTTCAACGTGGTAAAGTCCTAGCACTGTGACATCCTTGCAGAGCAAATGTTGACATGATTTGAGAACCTCTGAAAGAACAGATAAGGCAATTATGCATGCTGCAAAATAATAGCATGTGACTCACTGGCTCATCTGCACCCTGCATGGGTCAGGCATGTCAGCCACACGTACAATCTTCACATTGAAGATACAATGACTGCGACTCGAGCTCTCGTTTAGTTTAGTACAGACGTATTGAAGACTTCTCTGGCCAAATGTCAGAACCTTTACGGCTTCTTCAGCAGATGACACTTGGACATGACTCAGATTTACAAGGTTGCCCAGTCAATGTCACATATATATGCTAATATTCATCATGCATATGctgtttatactcatattttcatgcttattcatataaaaaaaattggacaaaaattgtatttaattgtCAATTGCATATACACAGATATTTTGTTGTAAAGGCATACGCTAACATGTAATTCAATGCCAATTTTGTCACAGCTTGAGATTTTCGCAAAACCGCAGTTGCAGTTGTGACCTCTGCAAGTTTATGCAAGAACAAATAAAAGGTCTCAGTTGTTCATGTTTATTTTCAGTTGATCTAGAACAAAAATCATTTGTCACATTTATTCTTTTATCTTAAGCATGTATGACAACAACACTAGCTCAGTATCTTATTTCTACCACAGTTGTTCATCCTTGACAGCATTTTACAGAGAGGGACCCAAGCTTTGACAGATAAAACTTTTGAGAATCAGAATAGTGAATTTAGGAGAAATTTTGTACCATATTatcaaaaactttgaaaataaattttaactatGAACATTTTGAAAGTTATCTGTGGCTGATAATTGAGTTTCCTCGATGCTAGCGGCCTTGAGAGATTGACTATTTTGACTTTACATGCATCTAGTGGCTGACACACCCCGTTGGGCATTGCATTAGGTTGTCTCAAAATGCAACTGTCAGTAGATGTCTTCCTAAAAACTGCATTACGTTATCTATAAAGAAAACATCAGCGAAAAACACAAACCTTTAATATAAGGATTTCCATTTTTATCCTCTCTCAGTGTCATGGTTTTTTGCTTAAGTTTAGAAGGTGGCTCCAAGAGATCATATATCTGTTCATTGTAGATCTCAGCAAAAGAGACCCAAATAGAAAACTTCAAGTTTTCACCACTGCTGAAGCTGATGCCTGACTCCCCATCAAATCCTAGATGATGgtaatatttaactttaaggCGGTCAAATACTGTTATCACAGGCTATCAATATCATGGAGGAAATAATCACATCTTATGAGCTACCATATACATTAGAGATTCCTACAAAGTAAATAAATACCGTTCACAgtaagatacatgtatgttttctttttgaaaaaaagaaaaacatacattaatttagttttaagGTTCATGATTACGTTAACTTTACATTTCATGATTACGGTAACTTTACATTTCATGATTACGGTAACTTTACATTTCATGAGGAACACACACCCTCAATATCATTTTAAATCGACTTTTCCACTTTTCTCCACAACAGGATCTATGCTGCAAAGAAAGAAAGTGTATATAGAAGAAACAATTAATAATTACTATTTCAAGAGCTATAGTACTATGGCTACTATAGTACTATGGTACTATAGTACCATAGTACTATAGTACCAAGGTACTATAGTACTATGGTACTATAGTACCTTTTAGTACTATGTACTAAAAGGAAAAACAAAACAAGACTTTTCAATTTAGTAAGTGTACAGTAGCTGTTGTAATATTGGTTtttatcgacaacttttctctttttcatcatattaattcagtttaaGGTTCATGATTGAAAATTTCCTCTtgaaatttttcatttcaagagGAACACACACCCTCAATAtcaatttaaatcgattttttcgCTTTTCCTTAGCAGGCTCTATTTCCTTAGCAGGCTCTATGCTGTGAAAAAAATTGTAGACATGTttaaagcaaaaacaaaaaatattcacTATAGTAATAACGGTGTTTGTCTGTTGGTGTGTTTGTCTAAACCAGCGTTAGGATAAAGATCGCTTTTAACAAGACTctaactcatgacattcagctgg of the Watersipora subatra chromosome 4, tzWatSuba1.1, whole genome shotgun sequence genome contains:
- the LOC137393854 gene encoding kinesin-like protein KIF20A, translated to MSLEEIDVDMNYHNQGYDSFPDIEKNLLFELSVVSPAKSSDEMPSPPRLSSLNILLDNMKVFLRVRPLKEAEKNDDEGCFAIDGSTVELSAPKNSKAFLHRGGKDLHSFKFNQIYDEFISQNVLFENGMLSTMKEFIDGQNSLVFAYGVTNSGKTHTMLGSHKDPGIIPRALNTVFNSIGDQQNDQSDLKPQFYCQVEKLSTSDMAIAAKHKTMILNTASKAIDSSDLHSSWDSLASKSSIGESLIDGFDGESGISFSSGENLKFSIWVSFAEIYNEQIYDLLEPPSKLKQKTMTLREDKNGNPYIKVSSAEEAVKVLTFGQRSLQYVCTKLNESSSRSHCIFNVKIVRVADMPDPCRVQMSQLSFCDLAGSERYTQMRSEGKRLKEAGNINTSLLTLGRCIQLLRENQLGKTAKVVPFRESKLTRLFQTFFSGKGRACMFVNICPAASCFDENLQVLKFSAIARRLKVVADKAASLVLSKAKTDVLLVLEQSTNDCREAIRWKETEELEVTEEQEEASVEQYKEWLATLKQALIDTNELLKEERRASTLLESRLRTEIAQEMMQHFTEVECSDQEQLVATRQRMKDAMKPRVHIINSAIEKSAPDNSKTEGDLKPIQIKLEHTNDELDAAKKELELMQKVTKCDPIDVQKDRYKVPPGIGRKPRLKSDAIPTIFTAYPTYLQPKAVKRRTPTIRTESLPKLGRTFQAIPDPENTTPGDTTIHDGEQPAASDNQDMPTTSCRRGGRPKKHAVTPSAARMEWLEALLAVA